One region of Mucilaginibacter gotjawali genomic DNA includes:
- a CDS encoding sodium:solute symporter family transporter: MSKFATIDIVIFVIYFFIVAGYGYYIYRKKKKAVSDTHDFFLAEGSLTWWAIGASLIASNISAEQFIGMSGNGYSIGIAVAAYEWIAAIALIIVAVWFIPVYLKNKIFTMPQFLKTRYNETVALIMAIFWLFLYVFVNLTSILFLGSLAINNLMGGSPVTFEIIMIALSVFAVIITLGGMKVIGFTDVIQVGVLIIGGLATTYIALIVVSKAFGFGENAIEGFNQLVKNAPDHFHMIFAKPVPGTPQHQVDNYLTIPGLLSYVAGIWIINLNYWGCNQYITQRALGADLQTARKGILFAGFLKLLMPIIVMLPGIAAYVLHQKGMLQAEMAIGSKHGEVMSDNAYSAILGYLPNGLIGLSLAALTAAIVASLAGKANSISTIFTLDVYKKYIKKDADEKGMVWVGRITIIAALIIAIAFTWNDTLGIGGQGGFTYIQKYTGFISPGVFAMFILGMFWKRTTGAAAVVGVITGFLMSVLFNIFAPRWFGPETILYTAYKNADGNYEIPFHICMGLAFGFTMLVMILVSLGGPKINPKAFALDKTMFKVSPGVLAMIVVTLMIISMLYVRFW, from the coding sequence ATGAGTAAGTTTGCAACCATTGACATCGTAATTTTCGTAATTTATTTTTTTATAGTTGCCGGTTACGGTTATTATATCTACCGAAAAAAAAAGAAAGCCGTTTCAGATACCCATGATTTCTTTTTGGCCGAAGGATCACTAACCTGGTGGGCAATCGGTGCATCCCTTATCGCTTCAAATATTTCTGCTGAGCAATTCATTGGAATGAGCGGTAACGGTTATAGCATTGGTATTGCCGTTGCCGCCTACGAATGGATCGCAGCCATAGCCTTAATTATTGTAGCCGTTTGGTTTATTCCTGTTTATCTAAAAAATAAGATATTCACGATGCCGCAATTTCTAAAAACGCGGTATAATGAGACTGTTGCGCTTATAATGGCCATTTTTTGGCTTTTCTTGTATGTTTTTGTAAACCTTACTTCGATATTATTCCTTGGCTCCCTGGCAATCAATAACCTTATGGGAGGTAGCCCGGTAACCTTTGAAATTATCATGATTGCACTATCGGTGTTTGCGGTAATTATAACACTTGGTGGCATGAAAGTGATTGGGTTTACTGATGTTATCCAGGTTGGTGTGCTTATAATTGGTGGATTAGCAACCACATATATAGCTTTAATTGTAGTAAGTAAGGCCTTTGGCTTTGGCGAGAATGCTATAGAAGGCTTTAATCAGCTGGTGAAAAATGCTCCGGACCATTTTCACATGATATTTGCCAAACCGGTACCAGGCACACCGCAGCACCAGGTGGATAATTACCTTACTATCCCGGGTTTACTCTCCTATGTTGCGGGGATCTGGATCATAAACCTAAATTACTGGGGCTGTAATCAATACATTACCCAGCGTGCATTGGGCGCCGACCTACAGACTGCTCGGAAGGGGATCCTGTTTGCCGGGTTTTTAAAGCTGCTAATGCCTATAATTGTTATGCTGCCGGGCATTGCTGCTTATGTATTGCACCAAAAGGGAATGTTGCAGGCCGAAATGGCCATTGGTAGTAAACATGGAGAAGTGATGTCAGATAACGCGTATTCGGCAATTCTAGGTTACCTGCCAAATGGCTTGATAGGCTTGTCGCTCGCGGCGCTTACCGCTGCAATTGTGGCTTCGCTTGCAGGTAAAGCAAACAGTATTTCTACTATTTTTACGCTTGATGTATATAAAAAATACATAAAAAAAGATGCCGACGAAAAAGGCATGGTTTGGGTAGGCAGAATAACAATCATCGCGGCCCTGATCATAGCAATAGCTTTTACCTGGAATGATACGCTGGGTATTGGTGGCCAGGGTGGGTTTACCTATATTCAAAAATACACAGGCTTCATCAGTCCCGGCGTGTTCGCTATGTTTATACTGGGCATGTTTTGGAAACGTACTACAGGTGCGGCGGCAGTTGTTGGTGTTATTACTGGCTTTTTGATGTCGGTGCTGTTTAATATTTTTGCTCCGCGGTGGTTTGGGCCCGAAACTATTCTTTACACAGCGTATAAAAATGCTGATGGTAATTATGAAATTCCGTTCCATATCTGCATGGGCCT
- a CDS encoding FKBP-type peptidyl-prolyl cis-trans isomerase has product MKIKPQHVVSLTYDLYVDQDGSEVLEESATQEQPLTFLFGAGQMLPKFEENLSELSTGDNYEFRLSAADAYGEYDEEAVANLPLEMFNGTEVPEIGSILPLQDNNGNRFQGQVVSIAEDSVIVDLNHPMAGQELHFKGNILNVRPATPEELSHGHAHGPDGHHHH; this is encoded by the coding sequence ATGAAGATTAAACCACAACACGTAGTGTCATTAACTTACGATCTGTATGTTGACCAGGACGGCTCTGAAGTATTGGAAGAAAGCGCTACACAGGAGCAACCGCTTACTTTTTTATTCGGTGCAGGACAAATGCTGCCAAAATTTGAAGAGAATTTGAGCGAACTATCTACCGGCGATAATTATGAATTTCGTTTATCAGCAGCTGATGCTTACGGTGAGTATGACGAAGAAGCAGTTGCCAACCTGCCACTTGAAATGTTTAATGGTACCGAAGTGCCCGAAATAGGCAGTATCCTGCCATTACAGGACAATAACGGCAACCGTTTCCAGGGCCAGGTAGTCTCAATTGCCGAAGATTCGGTAATTGTTGACCTTAACCATCCTATGGCAGGGCAGGAGTTACATTTTAAAGGAAATATCCTGAATGTACGCCCCGCTACCCCCGAAGAATTGTCGCACGGTCATGCACACGGACCCGATGGTCATCACCACCACTAA
- a CDS encoding thioredoxin domain-containing protein, translating to MNHLANSTSPYLLQHANNPVEWYPWGFEALQKAKDENKLILVSIGYSACHWCHVMEHESFEDEKVAAVMNEYFVCIKVDREERPDVDQIYMSAVQLMSGRGGWPLNCICLPDQRPIYGGTYFRKNDWVSLLFNLADFYKNKADEAGEYATRLTDGIKQYESVELVTEQPEYKTDDLELILNNWKKYFDKTEGGLGTAPKFPMPNNWQCLMRYAHLFGDENVAGEVKLTLHKMAFGGIYDHIGGGFARYSVDGRWHVPHFEKMLYDNAQLISLYAEAYTWNPDPLYQKITDEIIGFTLRELTSPEFGFYSALDADSEGKEGKFYIFTKAEIEEILGDEADLFCIYYHITEDGNWEEEESNVLFRRESDEDLATKLGLPVNQLFEKIETSRQKVFEARSHRVRPGLDYKILASWNGLMLKGLCDAYRAFNKPEYLDVALKNAGFILDNLVNGKGRLSRIASPKRRSPHSSSPSEKTLKKEAFSSLSFAEGRGEATPIAFLDDYANLADAFLALYEVTFNEEWLNQAKKLVDIAIEHYYDTANGIFFYTADDDEQLIARKSEIMDGVTPASNSVMARNLKKLGLLFDNENYAEISAQLLRNIMPHLARYGSSYSNWIMLLLDEVAGTYEIAVTGQDVEETRMEMEKNYIPNKIILGGKKGSLPLLQDKFGAVTQIFICKDKTCGLPALNIADALKQITAL from the coding sequence ATGAACCATCTCGCCAATTCTACCTCGCCATATTTACTTCAGCATGCCAATAACCCGGTTGAATGGTATCCCTGGGGCTTCGAAGCCTTGCAAAAAGCAAAGGATGAAAATAAATTGATCCTTGTAAGCATTGGATACTCCGCCTGCCATTGGTGCCATGTAATGGAGCACGAGAGCTTCGAAGATGAAAAGGTGGCTGCGGTGATGAATGAATATTTCGTTTGCATCAAGGTCGACAGAGAAGAACGTCCGGATGTCGACCAAATCTATATGAGCGCAGTGCAGCTAATGAGTGGGAGGGGAGGATGGCCCCTCAACTGTATCTGCCTGCCCGACCAACGCCCTATTTACGGCGGTACCTATTTTCGTAAAAATGATTGGGTGAGCCTTTTGTTCAACTTGGCCGACTTCTATAAAAATAAAGCTGACGAGGCCGGTGAATATGCAACAAGGCTAACCGATGGCATCAAGCAATATGAATCCGTGGAATTGGTTACGGAACAGCCTGAATATAAAACAGACGACCTTGAACTTATCCTTAACAACTGGAAAAAGTATTTTGATAAAACAGAGGGTGGCCTTGGCACTGCCCCAAAATTCCCGATGCCAAATAACTGGCAGTGCTTAATGCGTTACGCGCACTTGTTCGGGGATGAAAATGTAGCGGGGGAGGTAAAGCTAACCCTTCATAAAATGGCTTTCGGTGGTATTTACGACCATATTGGCGGTGGCTTTGCCCGTTACTCGGTTGATGGCCGCTGGCATGTGCCGCACTTTGAAAAAATGCTTTATGATAACGCGCAGCTGATCAGCCTGTATGCCGAAGCTTATACCTGGAACCCCGACCCGCTGTATCAAAAAATAACGGATGAGATCATAGGCTTTACCCTGCGCGAACTAACCTCGCCTGAATTTGGCTTTTATTCGGCCCTGGATGCCGATAGCGAAGGCAAAGAAGGTAAGTTTTACATTTTTACCAAAGCCGAAATTGAAGAAATTTTGGGTGATGAGGCGGATTTGTTTTGTATTTACTACCATATCACCGAAGATGGAAATTGGGAAGAGGAGGAGTCAAACGTCCTGTTCCGCAGGGAAAGCGATGAAGACCTGGCAACTAAATTAGGCTTGCCGGTTAACCAATTGTTTGAAAAAATTGAAACTTCGCGCCAAAAAGTATTTGAGGCCAGGAGCCACAGGGTAAGGCCTGGGCTTGATTATAAAATTTTAGCCTCGTGGAACGGCCTGATGCTGAAGGGGCTTTGCGATGCTTACCGCGCATTCAATAAGCCGGAATATTTGGATGTCGCCTTAAAAAACGCCGGATTTATTCTGGATAACCTGGTGAACGGAAAAGGGAGACTAAGCAGGATTGCCTCACCTAAACGGCGTAGCCCTCACTCATCCTCTCCAAGCGAGAAGACTTTAAAAAAAGAAGCTTTTTCCTCCCTCTCCTTTGCAGAGGGCCGGGGTGAGGCGACTCCTATTGCCTTTTTGGATGATTACGCCAACCTCGCCGATGCCTTCCTCGCTCTATACGAAGTTACTTTTAACGAGGAATGGCTAAACCAGGCCAAAAAGCTTGTGGATATTGCTATCGAACATTATTACGACACTGCTAATGGTATTTTCTTTTACACTGCCGATGATGACGAACAACTCATCGCCCGTAAATCCGAAATAATGGACGGCGTAACACCTGCATCCAACTCCGTAATGGCCCGAAACCTTAAAAAACTTGGCTTATTATTTGATAATGAAAATTACGCGGAGATTTCGGCGCAGCTGTTAAGGAATATTATGCCCCATCTGGCCCGGTACGGTTCATCTTATTCTAACTGGATCATGTTGTTGCTGGATGAAGTAGCCGGCACCTATGAGATAGCGGTAACCGGGCAAGATGTTGAAGAAACGCGGATGGAAATGGAAAAAAATTACATTCCAAACAAAATAATCTTGGGCGGTAAAAAAGGAAGTTTACCTTTGCTGCAGGACAAGTTTGGTGCTGTAACACAAATATTTATTTGTAAAGATAAAACCTGCGGATTACCTGCCCTTAATATTGCTGACGCATTAAAACAAATTACGGCCCTTTAA
- a CDS encoding PIN domain-containing protein, whose amino-acid sequence MAEKIEAAGTSNFFVSEITIAELKFGAQNSDYPEKNAEKIVKLQQMFTVIPIFNSLDVYAKEKTWLKKSGRILDDFDLLIGATAISNNLTLVTRNVSDFERLDGTDIENWAK is encoded by the coding sequence TTGGCCGAAAAAATCGAAGCAGCAGGTACTTCTAATTTCTTCGTTTCTGAAATAACTATCGCTGAGTTAAAGTTTGGAGCTCAAAATAGTGACTATCCGGAAAAGAATGCTGAAAAAATCGTTAAACTCCAGCAAATGTTTACTGTAATTCCCATTTTTAATTCGCTGGATGTTTATGCAAAAGAGAAGACGTGGCTGAAAAAAAGCGGTAGAATATTAGATGACTTTGACTTATTAATAGGGGCGACAGCTATCTCTAATAATTTAACTTTAGTTACCAGAAACGTGTCTGACTTTGAAAGGCTTGATGGGACTGATATTGAAAATTGGGCAAAATGA
- a CDS encoding M1 family metallopeptidase: MIKMRLLKSCLLAGATCLLLGSVKTASAQTTTDSIKYDHNEVFGPIVWPTTTGDTRSASGQPGHNYWQNRADYIIKASLNETAQDTTITGEVTINYTNNSPDNLDYLWLQLDQNLFKPDSRGAATVPIGGDRFDVRGFSRGGYKIESVSVTYKGQNYKVDPVITDARMQVRLNSPMAGKGEKIQVKVNYSFSIPFYGADRMGRKKFKQGYVYELAQWYPRMCVYDDVEGWNTLPYMGLGEFYCDYGDYDYYITAPANMTVAGSGDLQNAAQVLTETQQKRLADARNSDKTVMIITPDEVGQPSAHVGKGTLTWHFKMLNTRDVSWAASPAFIWDAARVNLPSGRQAIAMSTYPVESAGNDSWGRSTEYLKASMEIYSKEYFEYPWNSAVSVSGVALGMEYPGIIFCLSNLKNGGLWGDITHEIGHNWFPMIVGSNERKYMWMDEGFNTFINEYSTEKFNNGEYFNSKDRPANRIARMMPHEKDPLMVAPEAQNEYGQYYVKTSMGLDMLRNVVLGPDRFDYAFHEYIKHWAFKHPLPYDFFRAMNDASGEDLNWFFQPWFFTTWKIDQAVQGVKYVKDDAANGAQITLINKEKVAMPVDLKITQANGKTEILHLPVNIWQRSGTWTFIYPSTSAITNLEIDPDHQLPDVDRKNNVWEGK, translated from the coding sequence ATGATAAAAATGCGACTTTTAAAAAGCTGCCTGCTGGCAGGCGCCACGTGTTTGTTACTTGGATCCGTGAAAACGGCATCGGCACAAACAACTACCGACTCCATAAAATACGACCATAACGAGGTCTTTGGCCCAATTGTTTGGCCAACTACTACCGGCGATACCCGCTCGGCAAGCGGACAGCCCGGCCATAATTACTGGCAAAACCGTGCTGATTATATTATTAAGGCCAGCCTGAACGAAACCGCACAGGATACTACCATTACCGGCGAGGTGACGATTAATTACACCAATAACAGCCCCGACAACCTGGATTACCTTTGGCTGCAGTTGGACCAGAACCTGTTTAAACCTGATTCGCGCGGAGCGGCTACCGTGCCCATTGGCGGCGACCGTTTTGACGTGAGAGGATTTAGCCGGGGCGGTTACAAAATCGAATCGGTATCGGTAACCTATAAAGGACAGAATTATAAAGTTGACCCGGTGATCACCGACGCCCGGATGCAGGTACGGCTGAATAGCCCGATGGCCGGCAAAGGCGAAAAGATCCAGGTGAAAGTAAATTACAGCTTTTCGATCCCTTTTTATGGCGCTGACCGCATGGGCCGCAAAAAATTCAAACAAGGCTACGTTTATGAATTGGCACAGTGGTACCCACGGATGTGCGTTTATGACGACGTTGAAGGATGGAATACACTGCCATACATGGGCTTAGGTGAGTTTTACTGCGATTACGGCGATTATGACTATTATATCACCGCACCTGCAAATATGACAGTTGCCGGCTCAGGCGATCTGCAAAACGCCGCACAGGTTTTGACAGAAACACAACAGAAACGCCTGGCAGATGCGAGGAATAGCGACAAAACGGTAATGATCATTACTCCTGATGAAGTGGGACAGCCTAGTGCTCATGTGGGCAAAGGCACACTGACCTGGCATTTTAAAATGCTGAACACCCGCGACGTATCATGGGCGGCATCACCCGCTTTTATTTGGGACGCGGCAAGGGTTAACCTTCCGTCGGGCCGCCAGGCCATTGCCATGAGCACCTACCCTGTTGAAAGCGCGGGTAACGACTCTTGGGGCCGCTCCACCGAGTATTTGAAGGCCAGCATGGAAATTTACTCGAAGGAATATTTTGAATATCCATGGAACTCTGCAGTTAGCGTATCCGGCGTGGCTTTGGGTATGGAATATCCGGGTATAATTTTTTGTTTAAGTAACTTAAAAAATGGAGGCCTTTGGGGTGATATTACCCACGAGATCGGCCATAACTGGTTCCCGATGATTGTTGGCAGCAACGAGCGTAAATACATGTGGATGGATGAAGGCTTTAATACTTTTATCAATGAATATTCGACCGAGAAATTTAATAATGGTGAATATTTTAACAGCAAAGACCGCCCGGCAAACCGGATTGCCCGTATGATGCCGCACGAAAAAGATCCGTTGATGGTAGCGCCTGAAGCACAGAATGAATACGGGCAGTATTATGTTAAAACTTCGATGGGTTTGGATATGCTGCGTAACGTGGTTTTGGGGCCTGACCGTTTTGACTATGCTTTCCATGAATATATTAAACACTGGGCATTTAAACACCCGCTGCCTTATGACTTTTTCAGGGCGATGAACGATGCTTCCGGCGAGGACCTGAACTGGTTCTTCCAGCCCTGGTTCTTTACCACCTGGAAAATTGACCAGGCGGTACAAGGTGTAAAATATGTAAAGGACGATGCAGCCAACGGCGCGCAGATCACCCTGATAAATAAAGAAAAAGTGGCCATGCCTGTTGATTTGAAAATTACCCAGGCCAATGGCAAAACCGAAATATTGCACCTGCCGGTAAACATCTGGCAACGCAGCGGTACCTGGACATTTATTTATCCGTCTACCTCGGCAATAACGAACCTTGAGATTGACCCGGACCACCAGTTGCCTGATGTTGACAGGAAGAACAATGTTTGGGAAGGAAAGTAA
- a CDS encoding glucoamylase family protein: MLRYLLLPAIACLFTFNLFAQHPAKKALGYPNSIVPVGIVKNISDSALLDIVQRQTFRYFWEFGHPVSGMARERDNTVKANYYWDYINEADGQPNFSKGTFGPEACAMGGTGFGILATVVAVNRGWIGRDTALKRIVKIVDFLIKADCYHGIYPHFMNGVTGKTIPFGRLDDGADIVETSYLFMGLLTARQYFNGDTPLEKYFRNRVSDMWYSADWNWHSKGDDKHLYWHWSPTNDFDMNFPVFGYDEALITYIVAASSPNHPISKDLYENSWVKGNGWKNGKTYYGYTLPLGNYNGGGPLFFEQYTYLGINPNGLNDDHGINYAEQTKNHTLINRAYCIENPKKYKGYGANCWGLTAGDSFKGYVAHCPEDDRGVIQPTAALSSFPYTPEYSMQALKHFYYDLGDKIWSPYGFADGFSETHNWYGKTHLAIDEGPIVVMIENYRSGLIWKLFMGCPEIQDGLKKLGFSKN, translated from the coding sequence ATGCTTCGTTACCTGCTTTTACCGGCCATTGCCTGTTTGTTTACTTTTAATTTATTTGCCCAGCATCCGGCGAAAAAAGCTTTGGGATATCCTAACAGCATCGTTCCTGTGGGTATCGTCAAAAACATCTCTGATTCAGCTTTGCTGGACATTGTTCAGCGGCAAACCTTCAGGTATTTCTGGGAATTTGGCCACCCGGTGAGCGGCATGGCGCGCGAAAGGGACAATACCGTTAAAGCCAACTATTACTGGGATTATATTAACGAAGCGGACGGTCAGCCCAACTTCAGCAAAGGCACTTTCGGCCCCGAGGCCTGCGCGATGGGCGGCACCGGTTTTGGCATCCTTGCTACCGTTGTTGCTGTTAACCGGGGATGGATCGGCAGGGATACCGCTTTAAAACGCATTGTTAAAATTGTTGATTTTTTAATAAAAGCAGATTGCTACCACGGCATATACCCCCATTTTATGAACGGCGTTACCGGTAAAACTATCCCCTTTGGCCGGCTGGATGATGGCGCTGATATTGTGGAAACCAGCTACCTGTTTATGGGCCTGCTTACCGCCCGGCAATATTTTAACGGGGACACCCCGCTGGAAAAATATTTCAGAAACCGTGTATCGGATATGTGGTACTCCGCCGACTGGAACTGGCACAGCAAAGGGGACGACAAACACCTGTACTGGCACTGGAGCCCGACCAACGATTTCGACATGAATTTCCCGGTGTTTGGGTATGACGAAGCGCTGATCACTTATATAGTTGCGGCCTCGTCGCCCAATCATCCGATTTCAAAGGATCTGTACGAGAATTCATGGGTAAAAGGCAACGGCTGGAAAAACGGCAAAACGTATTATGGCTATACCTTGCCCCTGGGAAATTACAACGGTGGCGGTCCTTTGTTTTTTGAGCAATACACTTATTTGGGCATCAACCCTAACGGCTTAAATGACGACCATGGTATTAATTATGCTGAACAAACCAAAAACCATACGCTCATCAACAGGGCCTATTGCATTGAAAACCCCAAAAAATATAAAGGTTACGGCGCCAATTGCTGGGGCCTTACCGCCGGCGACAGCTTTAAAGGCTACGTAGCACATTGCCCCGAAGATGACAGGGGTGTAATACAGCCAACGGCAGCATTATCCTCCTTCCCTTATACACCCGAATACTCCATGCAAGCCCTCAAACATTTTTATTACGACCTGGGGGATAAAATCTGGAGCCCATACGGTTTTGCCGACGGATTTAGCGAAACCCATAACTGGTATGGCAAAACCCATTTGGCCATTGACGAGGGACCTATTGTGGTGATGATTGAAAATTACCGCAGCGGCTTGATCTGGAAGTTATTTATGGGCTGTCCGGAGATCCAGGATGGGTTGAAAAAGTTGGGGTTTAGTAAGAATTAA
- a CDS encoding Fic family protein yields the protein MKEKLKIIRVNLLEEYLQLVNKDLSSLFGSLTDAEISTDTFSFYTSVSAIASSRIEGEQMEIDSYIRHKMLNIEYQPDLVQKPNDLYKAYLFAQETELTPGAFLNAHQLITCHLLPSNKQGVFRTGNMVVMEHNTGRIQFEAAPAQSLKDNMERLWEDIEQLKMEPLTPPEVFYFAAFIHIVFVNIHPFEDGNGRAARLLEKWFIAEKLGKKAWYLQSELNYYKHVNDYYRNLNRLGVFYEELNYAKSLPFLLMLQNALSIQG from the coding sequence ATGAAGGAAAAGCTAAAAATAATACGTGTTAACTTGCTGGAAGAATACCTTCAACTGGTTAATAAAGACTTATCTTCATTATTTGGCAGTTTAACCGACGCAGAGATTTCGACCGACACTTTTAGCTTTTATACTTCGGTATCCGCCATCGCTTCATCCCGTATCGAGGGCGAGCAAATGGAAATTGACAGCTATATCAGGCATAAAATGCTGAATATTGAATATCAGCCCGATCTTGTACAAAAGCCAAACGATCTGTACAAGGCCTATCTGTTTGCACAGGAAACTGAACTTACGCCGGGGGCGTTTTTGAATGCTCATCAGCTCATTACCTGCCATTTGCTACCATCAAATAAACAAGGTGTATTCCGTACCGGCAATATGGTGGTGATGGAGCACAATACGGGCCGCATTCAATTTGAAGCCGCCCCGGCCCAGAGCTTAAAAGATAATATGGAGCGTTTGTGGGAGGATATTGAGCAATTAAAAATGGAGCCCTTAACCCCGCCCGAAGTTTTTTATTTCGCTGCTTTTATACACATCGTTTTTGTAAATATCCACCCATTTGAGGATGGGAACGGACGTGCGGCACGATTACTTGAAAAATGGTTTATTGCTGAAAAGCTGGGCAAAAAAGCCTGGTATTTGCAAAGCGAGTTAAACTATTACAAACATGTTAATGATTATTACAGAAATTTAAACAGGCTGGGAGTTTTTTACGAAGAATTAAATTATGCCAAATCCCTCCCGTTCCTGCTGATGCTGCAAAATGCGCTGTCAATCCAAGGATAA
- a CDS encoding DoxX family membrane protein translates to MLQRSINSFEWFNACLKDDIDNTSKGFMRGLARFTKANITAWKAKNGINMLRLSLGIVFLWFGFLKFFTGISPAEDIAGRTISTLTFGLIKPAISMPLLAVWECTIGLGLITKAWMRLTLILLYFQMAGTFLPILFFPHETFSGFFTPTLLGQYIIKNFVLISGGIVLGAAVQESPPAVKVNKNEAIKLMSTRAIAETFEEDFAAHKN, encoded by the coding sequence ATGCTTCAGCGCTCAATTAATAGTTTTGAATGGTTTAATGCCTGCTTAAAAGATGATATTGATAATACTTCAAAGGGGTTTATGCGGGGTTTAGCAAGGTTTACAAAAGCAAATATTACTGCCTGGAAAGCTAAAAACGGCATAAATATGCTCCGGCTTTCCCTGGGTATTGTTTTTTTATGGTTTGGTTTTTTAAAGTTTTTCACGGGCATTAGTCCGGCTGAAGATATAGCCGGCAGAACTATTTCAACGCTTACCTTTGGGTTAATAAAACCAGCGATATCAATGCCGTTGCTGGCTGTGTGGGAATGCACTATAGGTTTAGGTTTAATTACAAAAGCCTGGATGCGCCTGACCCTTATTTTGTTATACTTCCAGATGGCAGGCACCTTTTTGCCGATCCTGTTTTTCCCGCACGAAACCTTTAGCGGCTTCTTTACACCGACCTTACTGGGGCAGTATATCATCAAAAATTTTGTGCTTATTTCCGGCGGTATTGTGTTGGGCGCCGCTGTGCAGGAAAGCCCTCCGGCTGTAAAGGTTAACAAAAACGAAGCTATAAAACTGATGTCGACCCGCGCCATTGCAGAGACGTTTGAAGAAGATTTTGCGGCACATAAAAATTAA